The genomic interval actaatttaCTCTAATTTGAACTATgtacaattttagttttttttagcaATGTTAATTTCTTAACTTTTCAATGGTTATAGTCAAAtcttccttttatttatttatttaaagctcgtattttcataatttattaaaaaaataaattagattgaACACATTTAGTTggaactaatttaattaaaatttcaccaattaaaacatcaatttttttttgttttatatatatatatatataagatccATCCTTGAgcctcaaatattttaataaaaaaagtgagACTTTCTATGGTTTAGTAAAAGGAAATTGACAGTAAACCGAATTGATAGTGAACTGTATTTGcatagttttttaataaaaagtttaaaatcaCTAAAAATAAACTTGATTGATATAATGTCACACATTGCCCAAATTAGATGAATAAAGACGTAATAAATCCTTTTTTCATAAAGAGAGATAgagacaaaatttaaataatgtgaaattTTATAGTGAAAATACTAATATATTGAAATTTTCTAGTGAAAAGGAAGTAAAAAAAGGGTGCAATAAACAATTATGGTGttttgaaaaggaaaaaaaatggaTGGACAtgtaataatataatatcataatgtGTGTATGGGTCATTCCCATTTCCCTCCCATTTTGGgaggaataataataaaagaaacgTAAATGATAGTTGTTGCACTTCTTTTCTATTATATTCCCTCTTTATCTTTTATCCTTTGTCTTAGCAAAGGAAATTATCTATATACTTGTTCCACTTATTTTCCACTCTTTAGGCATTTGCTTCAATTCAAAGGCCAAAGACGGCAATTCTACCTATGAAACTGTAATTCCTATTTGCTTGCATCATGTTATTGTTTATGTTATTCATTTTGTTGAACACTATTTTGTTAGATTGCGTTTTGACATAATGCACCAACCAAATTCGTTTTCCTAATTTTCCAACTTGCCGATCTCCTGCAAATAAACCTTAGGTTATATAGACTACACAtccatttttttataagcatgtTTTTCACAATTTCACATCTATTAAGATAATATAGTATATTTTCAACGATTtcatgtatataaatatattgatattgtaaataatttttactacGTTAATcattaacaatttttaaattattaaaattgtttaattttttatcatagttattttgaaaattatacataattactttgtaaTGTGTCATTTTGTACACCGACTATGGAGGAGCAACACAAATGTAAGGTTTTTAAAGTCTAGTTTGAGGTCTGCTgtaaaaagtttataaaaaaaaaatgtttaatgtgCATCTAAActctaattaataattcaaaagcgataaaaatagaaaaaactatttaatagaaaaagagagagaaaaaaataaaaataaaaaattgaatattagtataaaaattaaagagacACAAATATAAGAGTTGCATAAAAAATagctaatattaaaatttggttTAGGCGAAATTGAACGTCGATAGATTATTGATTGGGCAGACAAACCTATGATTACGGTAGGAATGCACAACAACCCtatgtttgattttaataaacTTTATCGACCagtaatttttaattatcaaCCCTGTTTGgaacacaaaaattaaattaattcaaacgcattaattgtttgacaatttgACTTTGACCTATCTTGCTTACAGTTTACTCATGAAGAGTATCTCacagacaaaaatgaccaacaATGTTCTGCATCACCATGTGACATGACATGCTCCAACAAATCACTCCGAAATTGGAGGCTCATAAAAAACGAATAACAAACAATTTACAATATATCTGATTTAAGtacaaatctaaaaaaaataaagaaaaaaaaaactctggATCCATTTCATCAAATCAAACAGTTGTAGGTTGAAGACAAATATTTGAAGGCTGGATTTGAATCTGTTGAACTTGTAAACTTGTCAATGAAGAACCTGATCTTCTTTTCCAAAGACTATCATTTTTGCTTCCTTCATCCAACTTAGGCACTCTTTTGATCACAGGCAAAGGAGGATCcaattcatcaatttttatgTCAACAACAACATTCTCATTCCTGACACATCTTTGATGtttttttgtcacatttatAATACCCCTTTGTTTAGTTATGGTGGTAGAAGTAGTAGTTGAGGGGGTGTTGATAAGATTCTTACCAGAAAAAAgttttttgagttttgagtATTTCACAACTGGTGAAATTGTTGAGCTACTTTTGTTGTTTGTGAAACTGATGAGTTTGCATTGTGATGTTGGAAATCCAGAAATTTTGTTGTTTCTCTTCACTTGACCCATGCAACCTATTTTTGGGGATAAAGGGTCATTGCTGGTGGATGATGGGTTTCCTCTGCATCTTGGAAGATTCACATCTTTGATTGTGGGTCTTGAACATAGCATTGGAAAGAATGTATTTTTTTGATGATGGGTGTAAAATTGATGatggttttgaaatttttgattacccattttgttgtttctttaaaagtaacaatttttagtagatgGGGTGGTTTGATTGAGAGTTGAGAGAATGGTTTTATGTTGGTTCTCTAAAGAGTGAAGAAGAAATTGAGTGGAAGAGAATGAAAGGACAAGAACATAAGAAAATGTCAGAGGAAATAACCAAGTCTTTTTCTTTTGGGTGttttgtgttgtgttgtgttggtCTTTCAATCTGAGAGTTTGATGTTGTCAAAAATATGTACTATAAGCCTAGCTAGCTTATGTGTTGTTTTGTGATTGTGACCTTTTATTTTAGAGTATTAATTGGAGTAAAGAAACAAGTACTACTAGTAATGAATAAGAAGACAAAAAAGAGTAAAAAGAATAGAAAATGGTATCATTGCAATTGCAAAGAAGGAGCCTCATTGACGACAGTGTGGAGTGTGTGTGGATTGGTTTTATTTAGAAATTTAGCAGAGATCAGATCAGAGAATAGGTTTATGTCTGTCTGATTAAGCACTTCACTACAAATTTATGTATGGAAAATTGGAAAGGACTAGTGATAGATCCAGCTAGCTAGAGCATCTTCTTCTATATATGTGCCTGTGTGGGATCTGAGTTCTTGATTTAATAATACTAGTAAACTATTTCTGTGTTattagtaaaaacaaaaaattacttcATATTTTCTGAGAAAaatagttaatatatttaagttatgaaaaatgattaaaaaaaaggtaATTGAAAAGTCTAAATAGTTTTGTTCTTTTATGGATATTTATCTATGagaataaaatgtaaataaatcaaacggtgttttaagtataataatattaaatatgata from Cicer arietinum cultivar CDC Frontier isolate Library 1 chromosome 5, Cicar.CDCFrontier_v2.0, whole genome shotgun sequence carries:
- the LOC101488620 gene encoding uncharacterized protein — translated: MGNQKFQNHHQFYTHHQKNTFFPMLCSRPTIKDVNLPRCRGNPSSTSNDPLSPKIGCMGQVKRNNKISGFPTSQCKLISFTNNKSSSTISPVVKYSKLKKLFSGKNLINTPSTTTSTTITKQRGIINVTKKHQRCVRNENVVVDIKIDELDPPLPVIKRVPKLDEGSKNDSLWKRRSGSSLTSLQVQQIQIQPSNICLQPTTV